A segment of the Candidatus Neomarinimicrobiota bacterium genome:
CTTATATTAAACTCAGCCAATTATAATTAAATATTTTACACTATGAATAAATACTTTAAAAAGTCGAGGAACCTATTTAGGTTTTTAGTCGTTGATGTCGTTCTGATTTTAGGAGCACTTTACCTTGCGTTCCTTCTCAGGTTTGATTTTTCGATTCCTGAACATATCACCAATAATCTTTTTACTTATTTGCCCATCATTCTTTCGGCAAAGTTGATTTCTTTCTTTATTTTTGGAATGTATCGGGGCATGTGGCGTTATACCAGTATTTCAGATATTTTGAATATTACAAAAGCTTCATCATTGGGATCTCTCCTGTCCCTAGCAATATTAGCCTTAATTTATGGTTTAACAGGATTCCCAAGGTCGGTATTGTTCATTGACTATGCTCTTTGTACAATATTTTTAAGTATTAGCCGTGCCAGCATTCGAGTTTATTTTAGCAATTTATCTCAAACTGAAAATTTGCTTGGTCAAAGTAATTTGATGAAAAATAAGAAAAAACTAGTCATGATTGGTGGTGGCGACAGTGCTGAAAAAATAATTCGTGAAATTCGTGATAATAGAGGAATGAAGCTCGTCGTTGTTGGAATCGTAGATGATGACGGATCAAAGGTTGGTGCGACCATACACGGCATTCCAATTTTGGGTTCAATTGAAGAACTCGCTAATTTAAAAATACCTTTTGATGAAATCATAATTTGTATTCCAACAGCAACAAATGTTGAAATGCGCAGAATAGTTTCTATTTGTAAAGCTGCGGGCAAGTCTTATAGAACGGTACCAACCTTTTCAGAACTTATCGATGGCAAAGTATCCATGAAATCGGTAAGGGATGTTTCTATGGTCGATTTGTTGGGCAGAAAAGAAGTTGAATTGGATCGTTCTTCAATTTCAAATTATATTTATGGGAAAAGGGTTCTTGTCACGGGCGCCGGGGGATCAATCGGTTCTGAATTGGTTAGAAACTGCCTTACATTTGATCCCGATTTATTAATTTTATTGGATCAAAGTGAACACAACCTATTTAAAATTGGTAGAGAATGTGACCAGAGCAAACATCCTGTTTCATTTCAACCGGTACTGGGAGATATCAGAGACAAAACATTACTCCATCGTGTATTCGCATCATTTCAACCCGATGTTGTGTTTCATGCTGCTGCATATAAACATGTGCCTATGCAGGAAGAACATCCCTGGGAAGCAATTTTAACTAATATTCAAGGCACTTTAAACTTGATTGACGCTTCAGAGGATTATGGTGTAAATCGATTTGTACTGGTTTCTACAGATAAAGCAGTTAATCCGACGAATATTATGGGCGCTACAAAACGGGTCGCGGAAAAATTGATTCAAAGTAAAGCAATTGACTCAAAGGTGAAATACATGGCTGTTCGCTTCGGGAATGTAATTGGTAGCTCCGGGAGTGTTATTCCGACCTTCCAGGAACAGATTAGAAATGGTGGCCCTATTACGATTACAGACCCTAAAATGCAGAGATACTTTATGTCTATTTCTGAGGCAGCACAGCTTATTTTACAAGCAGGAGCCATGGGTGCTGGCGGGGAGATATATGTTCTTGATATGGGCAAACCCGTAAATATTAAAGATATTGCATTCGAACTTATTCGTCTTAGTGGATTAGAGCCGGAGAAAGATATTTCCATTGAATACATTGGAATGCGACCTGGAGAAAAAATGTTTGAAGAACTTCGCACAGATGAAGAAAATATTATTGATACAGGTCATGATAAAATATTAATGATGAAAAATGGTAATGGGAGTAATTGGGATCATT
Coding sequences within it:
- a CDS encoding polysaccharide biosynthesis protein; this translates as MNKYFKKSRNLFRFLVVDVVLILGALYLAFLLRFDFSIPEHITNNLFTYLPIILSAKLISFFIFGMYRGMWRYTSISDILNITKASSLGSLLSLAILALIYGLTGFPRSVLFIDYALCTIFLSISRASIRVYFSNLSQTENLLGQSNLMKNKKKLVMIGGGDSAEKIIREIRDNRGMKLVVVGIVDDDGSKVGATIHGIPILGSIEELANLKIPFDEIIICIPTATNVEMRRIVSICKAAGKSYRTVPTFSELIDGKVSMKSVRDVSMVDLLGRKEVELDRSSISNYIYGKRVLVTGAGGSIGSELVRNCLTFDPDLLILLDQSEHNLFKIGRECDQSKHPVSFQPVLGDIRDKTLLHRVFASFQPDVVFHAAAYKHVPMQEEHPWEAILTNIQGTLNLIDASEDYGVNRFVLVSTDKAVNPTNIMGATKRVAEKLIQSKAIDSKVKYMAVRFGNVIGSSGSVIPTFQEQIRNGGPITITDPKMQRYFMSISEAAQLILQAGAMGAGGEIYVLDMGKPVNIKDIAFELIRLSGLEPEKDISIEYIGMRPGEKMFEELRTDEENIIDTGHDKILMMKNGNGSNWDHLLDDVRTVINSARSYDINKVTDELKKFIPAYVPDSRSFNQTIKSSIIDKNFTDNNN